CAAAAGGATTGAATAGTTATGCTCAAAATTAGTTTTCCGTTTCGCTTCGTTAAGCTTCAGGAACCTTTTTTCGTCCTCAAGGGTTTTTATGGGGACTTCTATAAACTGGTAGTCCAGATGAGTGAATATTTCAAAAAAGCGTTCTGCGTCAAAAATCTCCTGAGGGCGAATTTTTACTTGAAGCATGATGGAAAATTGAGCTTCCTTCCTGAATAAAGCTTTTGACACCTTTCCAATTTTTTAGCCGGGGCTCTGTTAAACCCCTGGGAGCCCTGTTAAACCCCTGGGGGACTCTGTTAAACTTCTGGAGGCCCGGTTAAACTCCTGCCTCGTTATTTTACCTTTTTACTGCTTCCATCCGGACCAGCTAACGTGCCGAAAAATAAGATATAAGTAACACCTTTGATTAAATATAGAACTGTGCAAGCCGATATAACATCCAGGATTAGAAAGGACCTCAGCGAAAACGCTGATGAGAAAACCAAAAATAGCTCTTCCCGTTTTTTTAAAGAGGAAGTAAAGTGTCTCGGAATAAAGACTTCTATTGTCGGAAAGATAGCAAAAGACTATTTTAAGGAGATGCAGAAGTCAGGCAGGGCGGATAAAAAGAACGTGTTCTCCCTTGCTGAAGAGCTCCTGAAATCGGACTACTGCGAGGAAGCCTATATCGCCTTCGACTGGGCATACCAGGTAAGAGACCAGTACACAGAAGACGACTTTCCTGTTTTTGAGCGCTGGATCGAAAATTACGTTAACAACTGGGCAAAATGCGATACCCTCTGCAACCACGCGGTTGGCTCTTTTATAGAAGAATTCCCTGAATTTGTTGATAACCTCAAGACATGGGCGAAGTCTGACAACCGCTGGTTCAGGCGGGCAGCAGCCGTAACCCTTGTCCTGCCTGCAAGAAAAGGCCTGTTTCTTCCCGAAGTCTTTGCGATTGCAAACATCCTCCTGACAGATAAAGACGACCTGGTCAGGAAAGGCTACGGCTGGATGCTGAAAGAAGCCAGCAAGCCCCACCAGCAGGAAGTCTTCGAATACGTCATGAGAAACAAAAAAGAAATGCCCAGGACCTCCCTGAGGTACGCTATCGAAAAATTCCCTCCTGACCTCCGGGCTGAAGCTATGAAAAAATGAAAAAAAAATAAAAAAGGAAACAATAAAATCTTAACAACCCTGTGAAGGGAGATATTGCAGCGTTTTAAAGAAAGGGTTAAATGGTTGAATTTTTGATGGCTGAAAACTGAACTTAGGGTATTTTAGCTTACGGCAGGTATAGTTTACAGCAGGTCACTGTTTTAAAGGAAGTTAAGGGAGCAGGAGTTTTTCCGATGCAGTATCCCCATAGAGCATCTTGAGCCCCTTTCTCCCCCGTGTTCCCTGGTTTTTATTCCCATATATTTTTGCCAGCAGTCTTGTCTGCGGGCGGATCCAACTGTGAAAGCTTTGTCTGTCTGCCAATTAAATGAATGTCTTCACAAGTATTTTTTTCTTTTTACCCAGACATGATAAATATTTATCACTGTCTAATTTTTAGTAAGAACATTGAGCCTTTATTTGAATTTTCTTTGCCTTCTCCGATGGCGAGGTATGGATGAGATTATCTGTTTTAAATTATTAATCAAATGTGAATATTTAGTAAGTTTGAAGGGGAAGGTAAAAAACGTCATTTTGATGATCAGGGTTTCGATAATCTGATTATAAAATTTATTTAGAGGTAGCAACATGCTAACCGTCAGCACTGAAATAATATTTTATTTCAATTTTTTATTTTTAAAAAGATCTTTCCCGTTGTTGTGGTTGAGATATATCTTGTTTTCCCTTGATTATCAACGTCAATTGCTCTCAAGCCTTTCAATTTATTTACATTCCTGGAAATCGTACTTTCAGAAATCTGCAAACGATCAGCTATTTCTGATGCTATAGTGGGTTCATGTTTAACAATATCTTCCAGCAATATGTTTAGTTTTTCATCCAGAGCATTTACGATGTGAGGCAATTGAATTTCTCGAAGTTCACGGTCTACATCACTATAGTTAGTAACCTTGCTTATTTTTCCAGTTTGGGTCAGGCACGCAATTGAAAATGCTAAAAATATGTCTCTTGAGCCTCCGGAAATATTGGCAATTATTTCTGTCTCAATGCTTTCAAGTAGATCGATTATCGACAACAACATGGAGTTAAAATCAAGGTGATTAACTCTATGGACGTCGACTTTGATAGACTTGTCAATTTTATTCGCAATATCTTCAATTTCTCGTACCGATTTTTTTCCCTGCCCATCACTTTCTTCCTGGGGTCTTATTAAAACAATTCTGTCGTTTTTCTCAATACCGTATTTTACGATAAGTGAATAAAATTGTGATGTATCATATCCGAGTAAAGAAACATAGGTCTTCATCTTTCTTTTATATGATATTATTTCATATGAATAGTTTTTGCATCAATTATCTGCAAATACTTCATATATTTTGCATTATTTTGCAACTATTGCATTTTATAGAAAGGCTTATATCTGTTAAATGTTAATAAGTACAATAGATGCCTCAGAAGATATCCCTAAAATTTAAGCCAAAAGCAAAATTTGAGATTCCTGCAAGCAATGGCTATCAGATATACTCAGCTCTCTTGGCCAAAATTGAGTCTAATAATGAGGAGATCAGTAAACACGTACATGATTCATCCATAGGTTCAATTTCAATAAGTGGGCTAAACGGCAGATTTCGAAACGGTGAAAGACCAAACTACAGAATAATTACCCCTGAAAACTTATATGAAACCAGAATAGGGATCATTGACCCAAAGGAATCTGACATTTTTAAATCTTTAATAAGTCAACTTATTTTCTCAATTTCTGAAGAGAGCATTTCAATCGAATTAGATGGTGGGGATCTAGAAGTAGTCGAATGCCAATCTCAGGATGAAAGTTTTGAGGAAATTTTAAGAAAAGTTTCGGAATTGATTGGTAAAGCAATTTCAATAAATATAAACTTCAAGACGCCCACCTGTATCCAGTATAAAAACAGCAAGTCTTTTGAAATGTTCCCTCACCGGACAGCAGTTTTTAATTCTTTACTTTCGAAGTGGAATTCTGTCTGTCCAGGTGAATTAAAAATGGATCTTGAAAGGGACGAAATTTCAAGGTATATTCTGGAAATGCCGGATGCAAACTCTTACCAGACGCATAATGTGATGGTTAATACCATTTTTGACAAAAATAAGGGTCATTTCAGACCTATTTTCAATCTCGGATTTACAGGAAAATGTACTTACGCCTTTTCCAAAAATGTTCCTCAAGATATAAGAAATGCGATTTTGATGCTATCTATTTTTGCAGGATACAGTGGAGTTGGAAGTGCTGTGAGCCGTGGATGTGGATGTGTGGATGTTGAATTATCAGAGGTGAATAAATGAGCATAAGAAAACCTACACCTTTAATTTCAGCAGAGGAAATACATGAGGCAATAGAAAAAAATTTTGCTTTAAAGAACTCTGATTCATATTCTATTCTAGAAGAGTATTACTTACAGGTTGATCCTTTCTTCCAAGAGTCAGGTGTAGCATATGGCCCTGCAAAAAGTATTGAATTTGGAAAAGTAGACCAGATGATGATCGGCCATATAAGAAATGGTGTATGGGCAATAATAGAACTTAACGAAGCACTCA
This window of the Methanosarcina mazei S-6 genome carries:
- a CDS encoding DNA alkylation repair protein: MQADITSRIRKDLSENADEKTKNSSSRFFKEEVKCLGIKTSIVGKIAKDYFKEMQKSGRADKKNVFSLAEELLKSDYCEEAYIAFDWAYQVRDQYTEDDFPVFERWIENYVNNWAKCDTLCNHAVGSFIEEFPEFVDNLKTWAKSDNRWFRRAAAVTLVLPARKGLFLPEVFAIANILLTDKDDLVRKGYGWMLKEASKPHQQEVFEYVMRNKKEMPRTSLRYAIEKFPPDLRAEAMKK
- the csa3 gene encoding CRISPR-associated CARF protein Csa3, with the translated sequence MKTYVSLLGYDTSQFYSLIVKYGIEKNDRIVLIRPQEESDGQGKKSVREIEDIANKIDKSIKVDVHRVNHLDFNSMLLSIIDLLESIETEIIANISGGSRDIFLAFSIACLTQTGKISKVTNYSDVDRELREIQLPHIVNALDEKLNILLEDIVKHEPTIASEIADRLQISESTISRNVNKLKGLRAIDVDNQGKTRYISTTTTGKIFLKIKN
- the cas6 gene encoding CRISPR system precrRNA processing endoribonuclease RAMP protein Cas6; the encoded protein is MPQKISLKFKPKAKFEIPASNGYQIYSALLAKIESNNEEISKHVHDSSIGSISISGLNGRFRNGERPNYRIITPENLYETRIGIIDPKESDIFKSLISQLIFSISEESISIELDGGDLEVVECQSQDESFEEILRKVSELIGKAISININFKTPTCIQYKNSKSFEMFPHRTAVFNSLLSKWNSVCPGELKMDLERDEISRYILEMPDANSYQTHNVMVNTIFDKNKGHFRPIFNLGFTGKCTYAFSKNVPQDIRNAILMLSIFAGYSGVGSAVSRGCGCVDVELSEVNK